A window of the Vibrio fluvialis genome harbors these coding sequences:
- a CDS encoding MlaD family protein, whose protein sequence is MSNEPTKQKAYSPDVRRNKGISPLWILPILTMILAGWLVVKAIHDAGDRIQIYFSDAQGLVAGRTTIRYQGLEVGMVRDIKLSSDLNSIYVEADVYPEATRLLSADTRFWLVKPTASLSGVSGLDALVSGNYIAIQPGSNIDGQSDHPDEYHALDSAPSDLLANSGLTISLKASDLGGISIGSQIVYKKIPIGEVYSYQLDESAKSVIIQASIKNEYRHIITSESRFWNVSGVGTTVGFDGIDVRLESLSALIGGSIAVDSPDGGEPVEQNTQFRLYRDLKTAGRGIPVKIDLPDNNNINPSGAPIIYRGIEIGQITNLQLNNDKIVASAAVQPAFSDLLNSGSHFVLEEAKVSLTGVENLANLVKGNFLTLVPGEGDRARHFTAVRKAEFSQEQSRSVALKLIAESSFGLEKDAQILYRGVAVGSVTAVKLAADKVEFDVLIDKQYASLVRSQSRFYVTGSASAALTESGLSVSIPPAKQLLTGSISFVSEGSEKTQQSYRLYQNQSLAEIAKYNQSGSQTLQLFAPELPPVNAGSPLLYRNLKVGTVSSFKLTQSGVVIEAKIENQYKHLITSQTVFWSRSGVEVNASLSGVSIKAAPLQTLIQGGIEFDNINGVENKQGELWKLYPDYQQAQKYGEEIMLVAQGNTGITIGTPIKYNGVQVGEITDVLPDFSSPQVRFKARIQPTYAPYITKAGSVFWLAEAKVGLKGVSNLQNLISKAIEVKPGSGKATKQFTLSAMPYQAKGITFSLQSETRGSIDVGTPVLYRDIEVGRVTDVRLGNFADRVISTIEIESKYAYLVRENSLFWNTSGLDVSIGLSGANVKAGTLDSIVRGGITFATPEQKQLTAAAKAGQSFYLYPTPQEEWKKWRTAIPKP, encoded by the coding sequence ATGAGTAACGAACCAACAAAACAAAAAGCCTACTCGCCGGACGTAAGGCGTAATAAGGGCATTTCACCGTTATGGATTTTGCCGATTCTGACCATGATTCTGGCCGGATGGCTGGTGGTTAAAGCCATTCACGACGCAGGCGATCGCATACAGATCTACTTCTCCGATGCGCAAGGCCTGGTCGCGGGCCGTACCACCATTCGCTATCAAGGTCTGGAAGTGGGTATGGTCAGAGACATTAAACTCTCCTCCGATCTTAACAGCATCTATGTGGAAGCCGATGTCTACCCCGAAGCTACTCGCCTGCTCTCTGCCGATACGCGATTCTGGCTGGTCAAACCGACCGCCAGTCTGTCCGGAGTTTCCGGTCTTGATGCGCTGGTGTCAGGTAACTACATCGCAATTCAACCTGGCAGCAACATTGATGGACAAAGTGATCATCCCGATGAATATCATGCTTTAGACTCTGCACCCTCGGATCTGCTGGCCAACAGCGGGCTGACCATTTCCCTGAAAGCCAGCGATCTCGGCGGTATTTCTATCGGCTCTCAAATCGTCTACAAGAAAATCCCGATTGGTGAAGTCTACAGTTATCAGCTCGATGAAAGTGCAAAATCCGTCATCATTCAAGCCTCCATCAAGAACGAATATCGCCACATCATTACCAGCGAAAGCCGCTTCTGGAACGTCAGTGGCGTTGGAACCACGGTTGGTTTTGATGGCATCGATGTACGTCTGGAAAGCCTGAGCGCTCTGATTGGTGGCTCAATTGCGGTCGATTCCCCCGATGGTGGTGAACCCGTCGAACAGAATACCCAGTTCCGGCTCTATCGCGATTTAAAAACTGCAGGCCGCGGTATTCCGGTCAAAATTGATCTGCCGGATAACAACAACATTAATCCGTCAGGTGCGCCGATCATTTATCGCGGAATTGAAATCGGTCAAATCACTAACCTTCAACTCAACAACGACAAAATTGTCGCATCAGCGGCAGTTCAGCCTGCGTTCAGTGATTTGCTGAATTCAGGCAGCCATTTTGTCCTCGAAGAAGCTAAAGTATCGCTGACTGGCGTAGAAAACCTCGCTAATTTGGTGAAAGGCAATTTTCTTACTCTGGTGCCAGGCGAAGGCGACCGTGCGCGTCATTTTACCGCCGTGCGCAAAGCTGAATTTAGCCAGGAGCAGTCACGCTCAGTCGCGCTAAAACTGATTGCTGAAAGTTCATTTGGCTTGGAAAAAGACGCACAGATCCTCTATCGCGGTGTCGCCGTCGGCTCGGTAACCGCCGTGAAGCTTGCCGCTGATAAGGTGGAATTTGATGTGCTGATTGACAAGCAGTACGCCTCGCTTGTTCGATCGCAAAGCCGTTTTTACGTGACAGGTTCCGCCAGTGCTGCATTGACAGAATCTGGCCTGAGCGTTTCGATTCCACCGGCCAAACAGTTGTTAACCGGCTCAATCAGTTTTGTCAGCGAAGGCAGTGAGAAGACGCAGCAATCTTACCGCCTGTATCAGAATCAATCTTTGGCTGAAATCGCCAAGTACAATCAGTCTGGTTCACAAACCCTGCAATTATTCGCGCCAGAACTGCCCCCGGTGAACGCTGGCAGCCCGTTGTTGTACCGCAATCTTAAAGTCGGCACGGTATCCAGCTTCAAGCTGACACAAAGCGGTGTTGTGATTGAGGCAAAAATTGAGAATCAGTACAAGCACTTGATTACATCACAAACCGTGTTTTGGAGCCGATCCGGCGTTGAAGTGAACGCATCTTTGTCCGGCGTCAGTATCAAAGCTGCTCCCCTGCAAACCCTGATTCAGGGCGGCATAGAGTTCGACAACATCAACGGCGTCGAAAACAAACAGGGTGAACTATGGAAGCTCTACCCGGATTATCAACAAGCGCAAAAATATGGTGAAGAGATCATGCTGGTCGCCCAAGGCAATACTGGCATTACCATCGGAACACCAATCAAATACAACGGTGTTCAGGTGGGCGAAATCACCGACGTGCTGCCGGATTTTTCCTCACCACAAGTGCGCTTCAAAGCCCGGATTCAACCGACCTACGCGCCCTATATCACTAAAGCGGGATCCGTATTCTGGCTAGCGGAAGCGAAGGTAGGACTCAAAGGCGTCTCCAACTTGCAGAATCTGATTTCAAAGGCGATTGAAGTGAAACCGGGCAGCGGCAAAGCGACCAAACAGTTTACGCTGTCTGCTATGCCCTATCAGGCAAAAGGCATCACCTTTAGCCTGCAAAGCGAGACCCGAGGTTCAATTGATGTGGGTACGCCTGTACTTTACCGCGACATCGAAGTCGGCCGCGTAACGGATGTTCGCCTGGGCAACTTTGCGGATCGCGTCATCTCCACTATCGAAATTGAGTCGAAGTACGCTTATCTGGTGCGTGAGAATAGCCTGTTCTGGAATACTTCCGGCTTAGACGTTTCTATCGGCCTGAGTGGTGCCAATGTCAAAGCCGGCACGCTAGACAGTATTGTGCGCGGCGGGATTACCTTTGCCACCCCAGAGCAAAAACAGCTGACTGCTGCCGCCAAAGCGGGTCAATCGTTCTACCTCTATCCGACCCCTCAGGAAGAGTGGAAAAAATGGCGAACTGCCATTCCTAAGCCCTGA
- the rsmF gene encoding 16S rRNA (cytosine(1407)-C(5))-methyltransferase RsmF — MHSNISLPEEFLTTIADILPASLNMEDFIAACQRPLRKSVRVNTLKISVEEFQQRASEKGWALEPVPWCETGFWIEADESEVPLGNTAEHMAGLFYIQEASSMMPVSALFMDEADAFHSVLDMAAAPGSKTTQMAALMHNQGVLVANEFSASRVKVLHANIERCGIRNAALSNFDGRVFGGWLPEQFDAVLIDAPCSGEGTIRKDPDAMKNWSKESVLSIADTQKDLIESAFQALKVGGVLVYSTCTLSCEENQQVCWHLKNTYGDAVSFERLDSLFTDADKAITEEGFLHIFPQVYDCEGFFVARMRKLAAVAAPPVKKRLGKFPFEKASNKIQADVEKQLQTTLGISLPADSSIWLRDGDVWLFPNALEPMLGELRFSRMGIKIAETHKKGYRWQHQVATALATGQETRCVELSVEDAREWYMGRDVRPQGQSGQGEVIVRYGNDVIGLGKWVGNRVKNGLPRELVRDKNLF; from the coding sequence TTGCATTCGAATATCTCTCTCCCAGAAGAATTTCTTACTACGATCGCTGATATCCTTCCGGCATCCCTCAACATGGAAGATTTTATCGCAGCTTGCCAGCGACCACTGCGCAAAAGTGTTCGCGTCAACACGTTAAAAATCAGTGTGGAAGAGTTTCAGCAACGCGCCAGTGAGAAAGGATGGGCATTGGAGCCTGTGCCGTGGTGCGAAACCGGATTCTGGATCGAAGCCGATGAAAGCGAAGTGCCACTTGGCAACACCGCCGAACACATGGCTGGTCTGTTCTACATTCAGGAAGCCAGTTCCATGATGCCAGTTTCAGCACTGTTTATGGATGAAGCAGACGCTTTCCACTCAGTACTGGATATGGCGGCAGCACCGGGGTCCAAAACTACTCAGATGGCTGCGCTAATGCACAACCAGGGGGTTCTGGTCGCGAACGAATTCTCAGCCAGTCGCGTAAAAGTGCTGCATGCCAACATCGAACGCTGTGGTATTCGCAATGCAGCGCTGAGTAATTTTGATGGCCGAGTCTTCGGCGGATGGTTACCGGAACAGTTCGATGCCGTATTGATTGACGCGCCCTGCTCTGGCGAAGGCACGATCCGTAAGGATCCGGATGCCATGAAAAACTGGAGCAAAGAGTCTGTATTATCGATTGCAGATACGCAGAAAGACTTGATTGAAAGTGCTTTTCAGGCACTGAAGGTCGGCGGTGTCTTGGTGTATTCAACCTGTACATTGAGTTGTGAAGAGAACCAGCAAGTGTGCTGGCACTTGAAAAACACCTACGGCGATGCGGTGAGTTTTGAGCGCCTCGACTCTCTGTTCACCGATGCCGACAAAGCCATTACTGAAGAAGGTTTCCTGCACATTTTCCCTCAGGTTTATGACTGTGAAGGCTTCTTTGTGGCACGTATGCGTAAACTTGCCGCCGTTGCGGCTCCACCAGTCAAAAAACGTTTGGGCAAGTTCCCGTTCGAGAAAGCGAGCAACAAGATCCAAGCCGATGTGGAGAAACAGCTGCAAACCACTCTGGGTATCTCCCTACCTGCTGACAGCAGCATCTGGCTTCGAGACGGCGATGTGTGGCTGTTCCCTAATGCGTTGGAACCGATGTTGGGCGAACTGCGCTTTTCCCGAATGGGGATCAAAATCGCCGAAACGCACAAGAAAGGATACCGCTGGCAGCATCAGGTGGCGACCGCGCTAGCTACCGGGCAAGAAACCCGTTGCGTTGAACTTTCGGTTGAAGATGCACGCGAATGGTACATGGGACGAGATGTCCGTCCACAAGGTCAAAGTGGCCAAGGCGAAGTAATTGTTCGTTATGGTAACGATGTGATTGGACTGGGGAAATGGGTGGGCAATCGCGTCAAAAACGGTCTGCCTCGTGAACTGGTCAGAGATAAAAACTTATTCTGA
- a CDS encoding paraquat-inducible protein A: MKIKALKQHLTDSGSVRLCQGCELPVDVISVERGKSAYCPRCGTQLYRGGSPSLSGNLAVAITCLLLFIPSQFFDFISIRLVGVMIPASLPAGIIALSNEGYFALALLVFFCSTLAPFLVCGSVVVAHISLHHRWFTGLRYSLTLIQKLKSWAMMDVFLVSVAVSCFKLKDYSDVFIGPALYSLVLLQLFTVLLISRISVRRYWEAWKPERDYDAHNKQVHCHNCHLSQEEGARCTRCHHKLYHRKPQSIERTWAYVIAASVAIFPANIIPISILITNGQRLEDTIFSGVASLVNSGMIGIAIIIFVASIVVPVAKILGLIYLLLAIRFKRQVYHRQRMFIFYVIKWIGKWSVMDLFVISIMLTLVDRGQILDFTPGYGAVAFGMVVVLTMLAAESLDPRLIWDNYPGAVSKNESDNE; encoded by the coding sequence ATGAAAATCAAAGCGTTAAAGCAACATTTAACTGACAGCGGCTCTGTTCGCTTGTGTCAGGGATGCGAGCTGCCCGTTGATGTCATCTCGGTCGAACGAGGGAAAAGTGCTTATTGTCCGCGTTGCGGCACTCAGCTGTACCGCGGCGGCAGCCCTTCGTTATCCGGCAACTTAGCCGTTGCGATTACTTGTTTGTTACTGTTTATTCCGTCGCAGTTTTTCGATTTCATCAGTATTCGCCTGGTCGGTGTTATGATCCCGGCCTCATTGCCTGCCGGCATCATCGCATTAAGTAATGAAGGTTACTTCGCCCTCGCCTTATTGGTTTTCTTCTGCAGTACGCTGGCGCCGTTTCTCGTCTGTGGTTCGGTCGTGGTAGCCCATATATCGCTTCACCATCGTTGGTTTACCGGGCTTCGTTACTCGCTGACCCTGATACAGAAACTCAAATCATGGGCGATGATGGATGTGTTCCTGGTCAGCGTGGCTGTTTCTTGTTTCAAACTCAAAGACTATTCCGATGTGTTTATCGGCCCAGCCCTGTATAGCCTGGTGCTGTTGCAGCTGTTTACGGTGCTGCTCATCAGCCGCATCAGCGTGCGCCGCTACTGGGAAGCTTGGAAACCGGAGCGTGATTACGACGCGCACAATAAACAGGTTCACTGCCATAACTGCCATTTATCTCAGGAAGAAGGGGCTCGTTGCACTCGTTGCCATCACAAACTTTACCATCGCAAGCCACAGTCGATTGAACGTACTTGGGCGTATGTGATAGCGGCCAGCGTGGCCATTTTCCCCGCCAATATCATCCCGATTTCAATCCTGATCACCAATGGCCAGCGTTTGGAAGACACCATTTTTTCCGGTGTTGCCTCATTGGTGAACAGCGGCATGATCGGCATTGCTATTATTATTTTCGTTGCCAGTATTGTCGTCCCGGTAGCGAAAATTCTCGGCCTCATCTATTTATTGCTGGCGATACGCTTTAAGCGGCAGGTTTACCACCGCCAGAGAATGTTCATTTTTTATGTGATTAAATGGATTGGCAAATGGTCCGTCATGGATCTGTTTGTCATCTCCATCATGCTGACTTTGGTCGATCGCGGCCAGATTCTTGATTTTACGCCCGGGTATGGCGCCGTTGCTTTTGGTATGGTCGTCGTATTGACGATGCTCGCCGCAGAAAGCCTCGACCCTCGTCTGATATGGGATAACTATCCGGGTGCCGTTTCGAAGAACGAGTCTGATAATGAGTAA
- the proQ gene encoding RNA chaperone ProQ, with amino-acid sequence MENTEKLKNSKEVIAYIAECFPNCFTLEGEAKPLKIGIFQDLAERLSEDSKVSKTQLRAALRQYTSSWRYLHGVKAGAVRVDLDGNACGVLEEQHVEHAKAALAESKARVDARRKEQGKKVREDAKAKPKAAKKPQARRPQQKAAPKADKKPVETRALTADELNVGKEVNVNMGKGNMAATIVEINKEDVRVQLGNGLQMVVKAEHLRA; translated from the coding sequence ATGGAAAACACTGAAAAGTTAAAAAACAGCAAAGAAGTGATTGCGTACATTGCTGAATGTTTCCCTAACTGCTTTACTTTAGAAGGTGAGGCTAAGCCTCTAAAAATTGGTATCTTTCAAGATCTTGCTGAGCGCCTAAGTGAAGACTCTAAAGTAAGCAAAACTCAACTTCGTGCAGCACTAAGACAGTACACTTCGTCTTGGCGTTACCTGCACGGTGTTAAAGCTGGTGCGGTTCGTGTCGATCTAGATGGTAATGCATGTGGTGTATTGGAAGAGCAACATGTAGAACACGCAAAAGCGGCGTTGGCAGAGAGCAAAGCTCGTGTAGACGCCCGTCGTAAAGAGCAAGGAAAAAAGGTGCGTGAAGACGCAAAAGCGAAGCCGAAGGCAGCGAAAAAGCCTCAAGCTCGCCGTCCTCAGCAAAAAGCGGCACCAAAAGCGGATAAAAAGCCTGTAGAAACACGTGCTCTGACAGCTGATGAACTGAATGTTGGCAAAGAAGTGAACGTGAACATGGGCAAAGGCAACATGGCTGCGACCATCGTTGAAATCAATAAGGAAGATGTGCGTGTTCAACTCGGCAACGGCCTGCAAATGGTTGTGAAAGCGGAGCACTTGCGCGCATAA
- a CDS encoding ABC transporter ATP-binding protein, which yields MTYTSDTISRSWLITQVKKHKSKLLYANAIAIAATLISVPIPLLMPLMVDEVLLNKPGTGLAVMNKWLPSDWQTPTGYIMFTLLLVVLMRAASQLLNIVQNRQFTLVSKTITFQMRSKMIDKLGRISIKQYETRGSGGINAHLITDIETIDQFIGTTLSKFLISFLTVIGTAIVLLWLEWRLGMFILLVNPIVIYFSRKLGSKVKHLKKRENQAFERFQNRLVETLDGIYQLRAANKEREFLAQLTSHADEVRNHADKYAWQSEAAGRLSFLLFLLGFELFRAVAMLMVVFSDLTIGQIFAVFGYLWFMLSPVQELLGIQFSWYSAKAALTRINELLQLEEEHRPPSKVNPFTDDREVEVSISHVNFSYDGEHKVLDDLSLEIPAGKKVALVGASGGGKSTLIQLLIGVYRANSGEIRYNGETCDDISFDVIRSQIAVVLQQPVLFNDTLRHNLTLGSDYDELSLWRALDIAQMQDVITKLNLGLDTQIGRNGIRLSGGQRQRLAIARMILSNPKFVILDEATSALDTATEAALHKALTEFLHGRTTLIVAHRLSAVKQADLIYVLEDGHVSQSGTHGELVEQEGLYQTLYGSIQSHA from the coding sequence ATGACGTATACCAGTGACACTATTAGCCGTTCTTGGCTCATAACTCAAGTTAAAAAACATAAGTCTAAGTTGTTGTACGCTAATGCGATTGCGATCGCTGCAACTTTAATCAGTGTACCCATCCCGCTACTTATGCCACTGATGGTTGATGAGGTTCTTCTCAATAAGCCAGGCACAGGTCTGGCGGTCATGAACAAGTGGCTCCCATCCGACTGGCAAACGCCAACCGGTTACATCATGTTTACCCTGCTGCTGGTGGTACTGATGCGTGCGGCCAGCCAACTACTCAATATCGTGCAGAACCGGCAGTTTACTCTGGTTTCCAAAACCATCACTTTCCAAATGCGCAGCAAGATGATTGATAAATTGGGGCGCATCAGCATAAAGCAATATGAAACCCGAGGAAGCGGCGGGATTAACGCCCATTTAATTACCGATATCGAGACGATCGATCAATTCATCGGCACGACATTAAGTAAGTTCCTCATCAGTTTCCTCACCGTCATTGGCACCGCGATCGTTTTGCTGTGGCTCGAATGGCGGTTAGGTATGTTTATTTTGCTGGTCAACCCGATTGTGATTTATTTTTCTCGCAAGCTCGGTAGCAAGGTCAAACACCTCAAGAAACGAGAGAATCAGGCCTTTGAACGTTTCCAAAATCGTCTGGTCGAAACGCTGGATGGCATTTATCAGTTGCGCGCGGCGAACAAAGAGCGGGAATTTCTCGCCCAACTGACCTCGCATGCAGACGAAGTTCGCAACCACGCTGACAAATATGCCTGGCAATCGGAGGCCGCTGGCCGTCTGTCCTTCTTATTATTTCTGCTGGGCTTTGAACTCTTTCGCGCCGTCGCGATGCTGATGGTAGTTTTCAGCGACTTAACTATTGGCCAGATATTCGCAGTGTTCGGATACTTATGGTTTATGCTCAGTCCGGTTCAGGAACTGCTCGGCATTCAGTTTTCCTGGTACAGCGCCAAAGCGGCCCTCACCCGCATCAACGAGTTGCTTCAGCTAGAAGAAGAACATCGTCCGCCCAGTAAGGTCAATCCGTTTACCGATGATCGCGAAGTGGAAGTGTCAATTTCGCACGTTAACTTCTCTTACGACGGCGAACACAAAGTGTTAGATGATCTGTCACTTGAGATCCCGGCTGGTAAAAAGGTCGCATTAGTGGGTGCCAGTGGCGGCGGCAAATCCACCCTGATTCAATTGCTGATTGGCGTATACCGGGCAAATTCCGGAGAGATTCGCTACAACGGAGAGACCTGCGATGACATCAGCTTTGATGTGATTCGAAGCCAGATAGCCGTGGTATTACAACAACCTGTACTTTTCAATGACACTTTAAGGCATAATCTCACCCTCGGAAGCGATTATGACGAGCTGTCATTGTGGCGTGCGTTAGATATCGCGCAGATGCAGGACGTGATCACTAAACTGAATCTGGGCCTCGACACCCAGATCGGACGCAACGGCATTCGTTTATCGGGCGGCCAGCGACAACGCTTAGCGATTGCGCGTATGATTTTGAGCAATCCGAAATTTGTGATTTTGGATGAAGCGACCTCAGCGCTCGACACCGCCACCGAAGCGGCATTACATAAAGCGTTAACAGAGTTTCTGCACGGAAGAACAACACTGATCGTGGCGCATCGTCTGTCAGCAGTAAAACAAGCCGATTTGATTTACGTGCTGGAAGATGGTCATGTCAGTCAATCCGGCACTCACGGAGAGCTGGTTGAACAAGAAGGTTTGTATCAAACATTGTATGGTTCAATACAATCGCACGCATAA
- a CDS encoding GAF domain-containing protein — protein MKIEHYHRLTKQAVALLESEPDMIANLSNLSALLNMELEDLNWVGFYLMRDGELVLGPFQGKPACVRIPVGRGVCGTAVATNSVQRVYDVHEFEGHIACDAASNSEIVIPFSINGEVAGVLDIDSPSVGRFSETDEEGLTFLMTEVEKLLNSHANKA, from the coding sequence ATGAAAATAGAACATTACCACCGCTTAACCAAGCAAGCTGTTGCGTTATTAGAGTCTGAACCGGATATGATCGCAAACTTGTCGAACTTAAGCGCACTGCTCAACATGGAGTTAGAAGACCTGAACTGGGTAGGTTTCTATCTGATGCGTGATGGTGAGTTGGTACTTGGTCCGTTCCAGGGTAAACCTGCGTGTGTGCGCATTCCTGTCGGACGTGGTGTATGTGGTACTGCGGTTGCCACCAATTCTGTTCAACGTGTTTATGACGTCCATGAGTTCGAAGGTCATATTGCCTGTGATGCGGCAAGTAACTCTGAGATCGTGATTCCGTTTTCTATCAACGGTGAAGTTGCAGGCGTGTTAGATATTGACAGCCCAAGTGTTGGCCGTTTTTCAGAAACTGACGAAGAAGGACTCACGTTTTTGATGACTGAAGTAGAAAAGCTGCTTAATTCACACGCGAACAAGGCATAA